AGTACCCATATTGATCCATTAAAGATCACATTGAGAGAAGAATAGGCTCACTACGCTCATGTCGAGGCCGAGCCAGATGGCCAACCATGGTATGCCGACATTAAGGCCTACCTGAAAAAAGAAGAGTATCCCTTAGAGAGTTCAGCAAATCAAATGAAGACCATCAAGAGATTGGCCAATGGTTTCTTCTTGAACAAGGAAGTGCTGTACAAAAGGACCCCTGACCTCGGGTTGCTCGTGTGTGGATGCCAAAGAGGCTACAAAACTGCTAAAAGAGGTGCACGTAGGGGCATGCAGATGAATGGATTCATCCTTGCTAAGAAAAGCTTGAGGACGAGATATTATGggatgaccatggagcatgaCTCCTGTAAATGCGTGCAAAAATGCCATCAGTGCCAGATACATGGGGATCTGATCAAAGTTCCCCTCACAGAATTACACGTAATGAGCTCTCCCTGGCCTTTCGTGGCATGGGGAATGGATGTCATAGGACCCATTGAGCCTCCGGCCTCCAATAGACATCGCTTCATCTTAGTCGCCATAGATTACTTCACGAAGTGTGTGGAAGAAACTTCCCACAAAGCAGTGACCAGGAAAGTCGTGGCCGACTTCGTAAAAAACAATCTAATATGTCGTTTCGATGTGTTGGAATCCATCATCACAGACAATGGTGCCAATCTAAACAGCCATTTGATGAAAGATATCTGTGAGCAATTCAAAATCACTCACAAAAACTCTACTGCCTATCGGCCACAGAAGAATGGAGCCGTAGAGGctgccaacaagaacatcaaaagaatcttgAGAAAAATGGTTGACAACTACAAGAATTGGCATGAGCAGCTGCCTTATGCCTTTTTGGGGTACAGAACGACAACCCGAACTTCCACTGGGGCAGCCCCATACCTCCTTTTCTACGGTACAGAGGCCGTCATACTAGCAAAAGTGGAAATTCCTTCACTCAGGATCATCCAAGAGGTAGAGTTGAAAGATGCAGAATGGGTTAGAAATCATTATGAACAACTGGCCATGATAGAGGAAAAGAGAATGGTGGCGGTATGCCATGGATAGATATACAGATAGAGGATGTCTCGAGCATTCAACAAGCGAGTCAGAACCTGACTTTTCCAGATCGGACAACTCGTACTCAAGCGAGTCTTCCCTCACCAAgaggaatataaaggaaaattcgctcCGAACTGGCAAGGGCCATACATGGTCAGGAAAGTACTTGTAGGAAGAGTTGTGGTCCTAGTCGAGATAGATGGACAAGAGTGGCCCAAAGTCATCAATGCAGACGCgctcaagagatactacattTAGGATCCCATTTTCTTGTAATCACATTATTATTTCCTTGTAATCGCACCTTTTGCTGGTAATCGCACTCTGTAATAGAATAGGagaaaataaatcatctatgtaatgaactacgcaGTGACCTGAATTTCCCACCGTGGGATATGTAGGCAGTCCATATCGGACCCGCTAGCTttattagtaaaaccaaaactcaattactttattcCGAACTACGTTTGACCTGAATTCCTGTTGTggcaggatacgtaggcgctctcgAGCTCGgtcgtcataaaagaaaaaccaagaaacaCCTAGGAAGCCAGAGACACAATAAGGCAGGAAGAGTCGGCAAGATCAAGCTTGTAAGGGCcaacacaagaatcaacaagaTCAACCCACATCGGGGCACTTTACGGGACCTAAAAAATTCCTGCGTAGCAAGACAACACAAGGGTCACTCAAAACAAGTCCTGAAACCAggacagaatttttgagaaagatcGCAAAAATTCTACCGGTACGAAAGTCAGCAATCATGCCTCCGAGAAGAACCGAAAGATCTCGTTCAAGGAAAACACACGTCATgacacataaaatgaaacaaacatttactttaaagaaaaaataacatGCGTTATATAAATTTTTACTCTGAAAATATATAGCATAATTAGATCCCTGAAACATCTCTCAAAATGCAGAGCCCAAGAGGGTTCGAAGGAGCATCAAGAGGAGACACCAGACGGGAAGACAGCAACGCTAATCGGCTTCTtaggaaactcacaatttttctaTGGATGcaggttttttttcttttacaggACAGCAGACACACCACCAATTGGCTTACTCACAGCAAAGGCGAAAGTCAAAAATCGCTCCAATGGAGAGggaccaaaagggtcacaacAAAATGGGTAATAAAGACACATCTAGCCGCAAGGGTCAAAGAGCAAATGAGCGTAAAGAAGAATCTGACCAAAAGGATCACACAAAGGGTgaacaacaaaaaatatcagACCGAGAGGGTCATAGTTGATGAGCATAAAGATATATACTACCTAAAGGGTCATGATAAGGAAGAAAAGTTATATCCAGCCACAAGGGTCAACAACCAGTATCATAGACAAAAAAAGATCATCCGGCCACAAGGGCCATAATTGTCACCTACATGCCAAGAAGGCCGTTCATTTATttttgccaagagggccattcatttattttgccgagagggtcattcattcaaacagccaagagggccattcatatcaaactgccaAGAGTGCCATCCATATCAAACTggcaagagggtcattcatacaaatagccaaaagggccattcatacaaacaagccaagagggccattcatatcaaaataccaagagggccattcatacaaacagccaagagggccattaatacaaacaagccaagaaggccattcattcaaatagCCAAGAggaccattcatacaaactgccaagaaggccattcattcaaacagccaagaggaccattcatacaaactgccaagagggccattcatacaaactgcaagagggccattcatctaAAATTCCATGAAAGACATCTGCATATTGTCAAATCCAGGGAAAGGCACATAGCCGCTAGAAAGAAGCCGGCCTGCTGAACCAGATCTAGACAAATTGCCgagcaaacgtgaaactttttcttacgtaAACGGTCAAAATaaggtgcccatgagagtcaagctctcctgCTAGGATTTGGAAGCCATCCAGGCTCAAACTCAGCCACAATTTGtcttgtttcattttcttttctgaaAAATCGTGACCGGTCGGACACACACCGGGAAATCTGAAAGTATTCCTGCATAAAGGACATATTCTTCTCCAGcgagtcgaactacatgtgACCTGATTCCCAGAGACTAGGGATATGTCGGTGAACTCAAGACTAGAGGATCGGTCACATTCTAACAGTCGTCCGGAAGAATCCCAGTCACAACACTGAgggtttcatgattttccttctcAATCGCTTAAAAGTCTCtagttgagtcgaactacaagtggcctgaGTTCTCATGTAACCTGAGAAATGTAGGAAACTCAAAGAACAGGGCTCGACCACGTATATGAAAATTGCATGAAAAGATAAAGGGTGAAATGGGATGGGTtagtcaaaaattagggttagtcaaatttcgttgctcagggatggtcccgccatccccgaacaccgaaggggcagttgttgacacctatttttttacctttcataatttattttaattactcagagtccttgaaaaataaataaaataagctaTACGCCTTAAAgggtttaaacaattttttataaaattcctCAGAACAAAATTTTGCTCTTTTAAATTGATGAAAGATTTTTCATGACATCACAAAGttgtttagaaattaattggcattttatgacatttgtaagatacttatttgatttaataaaagagaaaaggtaattttgttttaaaataataatagttatttaattgttaaaattgtcaaaattagtaaatactttattccctttaatccaTGGATTTTGAGTaacttaaataattaaccatTTCGCCCTTTAATCTTTAATTCTAGCATGATTGTGTGTTTTGTcaaatttatgtataattacccataaattttttaattagttaattcaGTGGTCCTTATTGCAAATTGGGGTTTAAATTATTTCGTTATGACCACAATTAATTTGACCGGTTCACGGTTCAAGGAAATTgggtcaattttttaaaattagccTTTTAATGGCCttgattgaaataaccaaattcattggctTAAATCAATCAAGGTaattaatgcaatttaatttctaaacttgctaattaggccaaatatggccataattgaaatgaccagctgaattaaaatcaattaaggccaaaattggccttaattgaaatgatTAGCTGGGTCAGGATCCATTCAGGCCATGATTTTGGGCCCACTAACATAATATGGCCAATTTTAAAAACTATGTTTTTGAAAtaattatgtcctaattttatctaattaaaaatattatcaatatacatatatatgcatatacctgtgtatacaatatatatatatatatatatatatatatatatatatatatatatatatatatatatatatatatatatatatatatatatatacacacacacacatatatatgtgtgtgtatatatacgcttggtatatacatatatgtgtgtatagacacgcttggtatatatatgtatatatgtgtgtgtatatatgtacatagatatatatatgtacatatatataccaagcgtgtctatacacacatatatgtatataccaagcgtatatatacacacacatatatatgtgtgtatatatatatatatatatatatatatatgtgtgtgtgtgtgtgtgtgtgtgtgtgtgtacgcttggtatatacatatatgtgtgtatagacacgcttggtatatatatatatatatatatacaaaataaaggCCCTTTTAATTTCGAAAACTGACCGAGTCCACCCCAAACCAGCCGAGACTCGGCCTAGatcattaaaataattaaagggGTATATCCCCTCCCCCCTTATTCCCATTTCTCCCTTCTAGTAAAAAAACCCTACCCCCTTCCCCGCCTCTCTCTCTTCCCTTTTCTACGCAACCCTAGCGCCGCCTGGATATTTCCACCTTCTCTCTCCGCTaaaaatggtaaatttgcaaaGTGTATCAGATGAATACAGCTATTACAAGTCTATTATCGTGAAAACATTTAATGCTTCACTCAAATTCGCAATTTGGAATTCAACACGgtaataaatcatttttttttacttcattttgCTTTATTGTTCTGAGATTTGCTTGCTGCAGTGTTGTACCTTACCTAATTGCTATTGGTTGAGGATGAAAGGCCTAGATCGAACCAAACAAGGTTCAGATCTGGCCGTTCATATGTTTAAGAAGCCATATAAGGCGTAGATCTGGTCTTAAAGTTCATTTTTCTGGGAATACATTTGTCCCACATCGATGGTTTGGGGGGATAGAtgatttttggggttctataaattgCCCAACCCCTCTTTACAGAACAAGTGGGAAAATGGTGAAAAAAGAggctttttgaaaagaaagtctgagttttgaagtcaaaattttttaaaagaggtTTCTCAGAGgttagaaaattggagaagttAATAGAAAGGCTAAAAAACTTCGAATTTCAAGCTTCTATTAGTAAAATTTTAAGACATCACTAAGGATGAGGTTTTTTTCTCTGAGTTTGAAAATctttatcttttctttcatttgagTCTATGTGCCTGAGTTGTGGGTTTTGGAAGCACTTAAGGCTTTCAAATTCATCTTTGACCAGGGCTGCACCCTAAAAAGGAAATATTCTattctatttacttattttggTATTGTTTAGTGTTAGTCTAGATGATAATAACTTATTAATGTTAGTTGGTTGCTGTTTTGCCTGTGGTTCAGTTGAATTAATGTATTGATTGGGCATTGATTAAGATGTACTAGCTTGTTTTAGGTGTGGAGTTTGCTCCTTTTATTTTCAAAGCCATGTTTGACATTAATAAGTTGTTTCTTGAAGTAGACTGAGTGTGTATGCCCAAATAATGCATTGTTTTCTTAAATATGTTGGAACAGATTTCATGTATTCTGTTAGATATTGAAGGTTCCTACCTTTGTTGTTCAAAGCTTGAATCTTATAAGGATATGACCACATAAGTCATGATAGTAATTTGATGAACCTTTAAGCTACTATTAATCCTGTTGAATGTAGTCGACCATTAAAGCACTGTGCTATCTATTTGAGGCATTTGAGGCaattgtctttttttctttctttttctgaatAAGAATGTGACTTTTTGTTTTTCCTGAATCTGTTCTTTTGCGGGCCTACATACTTGTTTGATGTCAACTAAGGGATATGAGCTGTGATTGGGATAAAACATAGGAAGGGCTCATGTTAGGTTAAAGTAGAGTTTAAGGAACCTAAGCATGTCTGTAGGAAGTCTTTGGTAGGTGTCTAGGGCATTCAAGGTTAGGAGGTCTGCTTGCATTTGGATGAGTTTGAATTTTCCAAGTTTGTTTGAATGTGCTTAAGCTAGTCAACTAATTCTGAATAGTTGTATATTGTGCGCTAGGGATAATTTTAAAGAACGTGACATCCTACAGTAGGATAAGgaagtctaaaatgaagttttgggaTTCAAGATCACTCATAAGGATACAGGGCATTAAATGGTCCATTAGGAGTTAGTAAAGGTTCACAAAGTTGTAGGAATcaatttgttacacctcggaaattttttcgttgatgcacagtgaatagactaacgaagagaaTGAAgagtatggtatttcaataagtaagaaatagccctTAATGGTCcaaattaagatttccaaagacattggaagtaggagacgaaagttgttaaggaaagcaaggtatatgtcatgtgtcgggcaagatttacgagtatcaaactaatgatgacttaatgatgttatgggaaagagttataatgccccttagattgttaatgaagtgataaacaagtgttaagaaggttccataaggattggagatcaaacgagacgacgggaacaacttcggtgaaacTGTGGGTTTCACGatcatgttccacggaccatagaATGTTCCACGGagcgtggaagggtccgtggaagtcccagcagaggtggtggctggctggtggtTAACCACGATCAGAACCACGGACAACACCATGTTCaacggaccgtggaagagtccgtggaactcccgacgggctgaaatattccaagtctttaaatgtgatcccaacttcattatttcattccaacatttcccgaattctctctaaagtctctagagcattacatacatttcatgaacaagaaatccaaggaaaataaaaggttCTTAtgatcaaaccaagtgaatcaaagtaagaacccattaaagttcatcaaaaacaaggaatccaagtgaaggaaaaactagggttttgctcaagtgaggtattttgcacccaaggttcaatcctacaccatctaaggtaacttttatgacatctccatgttatttaaagtatttgaaagttgaaacacttggattatatgaggaaataggaaatgggtcatgaatgtggaaatagtgccacttttgaataaatggttggattgagttatgattcttgaataattatgattatgaccatgttataaatgatattgagagtatggaatagacattgtatatgaattaaCGTAAtggtgtgatatgaccatgaatatggatgaattgaagtgaattgaaaagtaaggataatgtagttgaataaaggctattgtgaagATATTGTGAACATTATTATTGatggttgggagttgatatatggtatggaggaagtcgtataaataaaggatatgttgtccgattttccctagctttagtcatgaatgcttagctatcaattctctaatgttagtatgcactttaatgaaggtagaaacgtgagcattgaagaagcacgtgcaagtgatagaatagttgaacggaaaggtatgtaaggctaacccttctttcataaggcatggttctttggccaaatatctatcctcctatgagcctacgatattcttcgattatcctatctctaaaagctactaagcttatgattctcgatatgatacgattgtactaagttccttatacgacgagaaatcctctaaggatagaatgtaatgaatgacgatagtaaaatggctaaagatatttatgagcttatatgtatatgcgccCATGAGTGGCTactgtgaaccccgagcttatatggtcgggtagaatatagtgaatatgtatatatatatctatatatgatgatgcgcgcgcaccactgcagttgggtacggataacactgagccttggtagggccaggtatgacactgagccttggtagggccaggtatgtgaaacaccgaaccttcatggtcgggtatgctatataaatgctatgtatatgacatcaatatgagtacgaatatgctaagtatatgtaaatgccaagtaaaggctatgtatatacaatgtatatgatatgaacatgagtatgaatggaaatatgaatacgaatacgaaaatggatacaaaaggtaaatgagtacggatatggatatatgtacatggatacgcaatagaaatggaatgcccctatggaaagcaagtaagtgctatgacggtgatgctattatctcccatcttatgctatttcatatgttatctaatatgctttcatattgatattgatcatgctttacatattcagtacattcttcgtactgacgtccttttgtttgtggacgctgcgtcatgcccgcaggtggccagggagacagacttgttTCATAGCTTCatttattcagggactacatagcggagctccacttcattcggagcttcagcttttggtatagattcttttgtgtacatattcatgggcacggcggggtcctgtcccacccgtatgttatgatatgacgtattcttcttagaggctcgtagacctgtgtatatggttagatatgtttggccttgtcggcctatattttggggatattattttgatagccttgtcggcttatgtacatttatatgggcatagatgttaatgatgatatagatgtgttgttgtcCAATGAGAtttgaatgatgatgaatgaaaagcatgatttagctatgtgactcacctagatgtgatgtgaaagtatgttaagaggtgcccgggtgggatagcaccgggtgcccgtcgcggccctctggttgggtcgtgacacatttaAAACAAATTGGAATACCTTATACTACTAGTAGGACTAGGTATCATGTTTGGTTTCATCTGAACAAGGCTCAGCCTTGACATTTATATTAGCAGC
This portion of the Lycium ferocissimum isolate CSIRO_LF1 chromosome 1, AGI_CSIRO_Lferr_CH_V1, whole genome shotgun sequence genome encodes:
- the LOC132064916 gene encoding uncharacterized protein LOC132064916 is translated as MKTIKRLANGFFLNKEVLYKRTPDLGLLVCGCQRGYKTAKRGARRGMQMNGFILAKKSLRTRYYGMTMEHDSCKCVQKCHQCQIHGDLIKVPLTELHVMSSPWPFVAWGMDVIGPIEPPASNRHRFILVAIDYFTKCVEETSHKAVTRKVVADFVKNNLICRFDVLESIITDNGANLNSHLMKDICEQFKITHKNSTAYRPQKNGAVEAANKNIKRILRKMVDNYKNWHEQLPYAFLGYRTTTRTSTGAAPYLLFYGTEAVILAKVEIPSLRIIQEVELKDAEWVRNHYEQLAMIEEKRMVAQTHHQLAYSQQRRKSKIAPMERDQKGHNKMGNKDTSSRKGQRANERKEESDQKDHTKGEQQKISDREGHS